The Theobroma cacao cultivar B97-61/B2 chromosome 2, Criollo_cocoa_genome_V2, whole genome shotgun sequence genome includes the window TTGGATGGATCTGAATTTGTTGAGGAGACGATCGTTGTTTTGTTCAAAGTCGTCGTCGtcgtcatcatcatcatcattgccGTCTTCTTCCAGGAGTTTGGGATTCGACGCCATGCGGTTGTCCACCAAGAGCCTGGCTAGTTTCCTCATGGCTTTACCCGTTGTCGTCATGCTTACCATCATCCTCCGGCACCATCCATCGGATCGGTTCACGGGATTCGCTGACGCTCGACCCTTCTACGCCAATGTTACTACGCCGCTACTACCAGGTACACAGCCAAAAATAAGTACTACATTAGTTTTAACAGGAAAAACTATGtaaattgattgaaaattgAGATCATATTAAATCCAGTGCAATATATGGATATATTTCTTAGTACCCAAAGCAGAAATTCGATTCAATTGTTGTGACTAGTGAGTGATCTTGCAGCAGTGTATAGaattattagttatttttCTCAGTTCCTCATTCCTTCCTCTGCAATTCTTTGGTTCAGGAGATGATGTCTCCAAACCTACTGACATGGCTAAAGACAAACTACTTGGTGGACTCCTTGCTGTTGGGTTTGATGAACATTCTTGTTTAAGTAGGTACAAGTCGAATTTATATCGCAAAACTTCACCCTATAAGCCTTCTCCATACCTTCTTTCTAAACTTAGAAATTATGAAGATCTGCATAAACGCTGTGGGCCGAACACTCAATCCTACAATAAAACAGTGGAACAGCTCAAGTCTGGTCGTAGTGTTGGTTCTACAGATTGTAAATATGTTGTCTGGGTATGTTATAGTGGCTTGGGGAACAGGATTTTGACTCTGGCTTCGGTATTTCTCTATGCTCTTTTAACAGAGAGAGTCCTGCTTGTTGACCGAGGAAAGGACATGGCTGATTTGTTCTGCGAGCCATTTCCTGAGAAATCATGGTTTCTTCCCCTGAATTTCCCTATCACCAATAAGTTTAAAAGCTTTGATCAGAAGTCTCCTGAATCCTATGGTAATATGCTCAAGAATAACATCTTAAAACCTTCAACAGAATCACTTCCATCATATATTTATCTTCATCTGGCTCatgattatgatgatcatgACAAGCTCTTTTTCTGTGATGATGATCAAGCTCTTCTCAAGAAGGTCCCTTGGTTGATTGTGAAAACAGACAACTATTTTATCCCCTCTCTCTTCTTGATGCCATCGCTTGAGCATGAACTAAGCATGCTATTTCCCCACAAGGAAACCATATTCCACCACTTGGGTCGGTATCTTTTTCACCCCTCAAATCATGTGTGGGGATTAATTACAAGGTACTATAATGCATATTTGGCCAAGGCAGATGAGAGGATTGGCATTCAAGTGAGAATTTTTGATGGACCTGGTCCATACCAATAtgtgaaaaatcaaatttcagCCTGCACTCTAGGAGAGAAACTGTTGCCTGAAGTAGATATTAGAGGATCAATTGGCACTCCATCAGAAAACCCAAAGGTGAAAGCTGTTTTGGTGACTTCTTTGGTTGCTGGGTACTTCGAGAACCTGAGAAACATGTATTGGGAACACCCTACTGTGACTGGTGATATAATTGGGGTTCACCAGCCAAGTCATGAAGCGCAGCAGCAGACTGAAAAGCCATTGCACAACATGAAGGCATGGGCAGAAATGTATCTGCTCAGTTTGACTGATGTGTTAGTCACAAGTGCCTGGTCTACATTTGGCTATGTAGCTCAGGGTCTTGGCGGTTTGAAGCCATGGATCCTTTACAAGTCTGAAAATCAGACAACCCCTAATCCACCTTGTCAGCATGCAATGTCAATGGAGCCTTGTTTCCATGCTCCTCCCTTTTATGACTGCAAAGCTAAGAAAGGAATTGATGCAGGTAAAGTTGTTCCATATGTGAGACATTGTGAAGACGTTAGCTGGGGCCTTAAGGTAGTAGATAGCCATGATGAGTTATAGCTGCTACAAAGATTTCAATTTCACCAAATTTGTCTAAAAATTTTGGTAGAAGTacaatttttttggttttgatggTGTGCTAAACTGCAATGTATCTCATAGAACTGTGAAGTTACCCCTAATCTGTAGAATTTTATGTAAGTAGGCTTGTTTTTCTGTTGAAGGTCTTAGATTGAGGTGCATCAGTGCATGTCCGAGGGTGcttcttttattcttcagAACTCCTCTTCCCCCTTTAGCCATCTTCATTTTGAGAGTTGAGTCATTACTTTTATGTTAATTAGGCATGCATATAACATTAATTGCCTGTTGGAACTTATTCcacctttttattttggtttgcTTTGATGAAAGTTTTCATAACATGGTATGCAGTCGGTCTTTATTTCCACCATTGAGCATCTTTACTTCTGTAGTTGGAAAAGAACCCATAGCTATGCTTATCCTGGCCGAAagattcaaaaaaagaaaaggtgaaaAGAAGATTTGGCTCATAACCCCAAGCACATGTTTCTCGAAGAGGAGGGAAATAATCTCCTCCCTATAAGACCGACGGATCAACTAAAGGAGAAAGATTTAACTGAAAAGATCATTCTTCACTGCAAGCTTTCACTGTTTATGTTTGGAAAGAGACACCGGCAAAGGAAAGGCAATCCAAGCTTTCACTGTTCATTTCGACTTGAGCGAcccaaaatttcaatttgttcaGTAGCTTTCATGGCATgctatgaagaaaaacttattttctatttagcTTTTAATTTTAGCTAAGGAGGAGAGAAAAGCAAGATAGCCAGACCGACAGgttactttttctttaaatgttGGGGACCCTGTTTtctactttattttttctctgtAGGTAAATATTTCCCTAATAAGAACAACACAGAGAGTTCCCAGGCCCTCTCATTCTGTCTCTATCAGGTTTCATTCAACGTGTCGCAGTGTGATTGGCTAGTAGCCAGACAAGGCACACCAAACCTAATCCGTTCAACAATTCTCCACCCATGGAAGCTGTACCAGCTGCACCAATGAAAGCTGTTAACTTCCCTGCAACTTCCGCCGTCCCAAGAGCAACTGCTTCTGCCACCTTGGCCTCAGCATGGCCACAGAACAAACTCAACATGCTCACTCTTTATGCCCCAAATCCTACTACCAGATTCAGTTTACTCTCCCTCAC containing:
- the LOC18610356 gene encoding galactoside 2-alpha-L-fucosyltransferase codes for the protein MDLNLLRRRSLFCSKSSSSSSSSSLPSSSRSLGFDAMRLSTKSLASFLMALPVVVMLTIILRHHPSDRFTGFADARPFYANVTTPLLPGDDVSKPTDMAKDKLLGGLLAVGFDEHSCLSRYKSNLYRKTSPYKPSPYLLSKLRNYEDLHKRCGPNTQSYNKTVEQLKSGRSVGSTDCKYVVWVCYSGLGNRILTLASVFLYALLTERVLLVDRGKDMADLFCEPFPEKSWFLPLNFPITNKFKSFDQKSPESYGNMLKNNILKPSTESLPSYIYLHLAHDYDDHDKLFFCDDDQALLKKVPWLIVKTDNYFIPSLFLMPSLEHELSMLFPHKETIFHHLGRYLFHPSNHVWGLITRYYNAYLAKADERIGIQVRIFDGPGPYQYVKNQISACTLGEKLLPEVDIRGSIGTPSENPKVKAVLVTSLVAGYFENLRNMYWEHPTVTGDIIGVHQPSHEAQQQTEKPLHNMKAWAEMYLLSLTDVLVTSAWSTFGYVAQGLGGLKPWILYKSENQTTPNPPCQHAMSMEPCFHAPPFYDCKAKKGIDAGKVVPYVRHCEDVSWGLKVVDSHDEL